One Paenibacillus sp. FSL H7-0737 DNA segment encodes these proteins:
- the comER gene encoding late competence protein ComER, whose product MKVGFIGTGSMGSLLIDAFLSSGALEPCDVLASNRSLNKLLELEKRHPGISICGSNRETALGSDIVFLCVKPLEFKTLTDEIGSCLRSEQIVVSITSPVQLHHLESALPSKIAKIIPSITHCVKSGTSLCIFGSRLNKEDRLVLLQLLSFIGVPLEIQEAHTRIASDFSSCGPAFLSYFIERWIEAAVEATGIEETLISRLAGEMLLGTGKLLTEGEFTPQELQERVAVRGGITAEALSHLRTSLDGVFERLITTTHDKYDEDVIKLDELFGHDTINQGPKER is encoded by the coding sequence GTGAAAGTAGGATTTATCGGAACAGGCAGCATGGGCAGCCTGCTGATCGACGCCTTTCTTTCTTCCGGAGCGCTAGAACCGTGTGATGTGCTTGCCAGCAACCGCAGCCTGAATAAGCTGCTGGAGCTTGAGAAGCGTCACCCCGGCATTTCCATTTGCGGAAGCAATAGGGAGACAGCGTTAGGAAGTGATATCGTTTTTTTATGCGTAAAGCCACTTGAATTTAAAACATTAACAGATGAGATCGGCTCATGTCTCCGGAGTGAGCAAATTGTCGTATCCATTACAAGTCCAGTTCAATTGCATCATCTGGAATCCGCTTTGCCGTCCAAAATTGCCAAGATCATCCCAAGCATTACGCACTGCGTCAAGAGTGGGACTTCACTGTGCATATTTGGCAGCAGGCTTAATAAAGAAGACAGGCTTGTACTGCTACAGCTATTGTCTTTCATAGGTGTTCCCTTAGAAATCCAAGAAGCACATACCCGAATCGCTTCTGATTTCTCCAGCTGTGGACCTGCGTTCTTAAGCTATTTCATTGAGCGCTGGATAGAAGCAGCCGTTGAGGCCACTGGAATTGAAGAGACATTAATCAGCCGACTCGCTGGTGAAATGCTGCTTGGAACAGGCAAATTACTGACAGAAGGGGAGTTTACCCCGCAAGAGCTTCAAGAACGGGTCGCTGTTCGCGGTGGCATTACTGCAGAAGCGTTAAGCCACTTACGTACCAGTCTAGATGGTGTATTTGAACGCCTCATCACGACAACGCATGATAAATATGATGAGGATGTTATTAAGCTTGATGAGCTATTCGGACACGACACTATTAATCAGGGTCCTAAAGAACGTTAG
- a CDS encoding LacI family DNA-binding transcriptional regulator, which produces MKKLTIDDVAQKAGVSKSTVSQFLNKRFKYMSEATKNRIEAVIEELNYQPNGLARSLKQNRTHMVGIIVANIDYSLSIQCIRAIENELQQHGIQVIICNADENADKESKYVETLVARQVDGLIIFPTGNNPSAYSRLIEADFPLVFMDRLVDGITTQSLLLDNEMAAKIGVGQLTQQGHERIALVTLPLGEHAITPRKERISGYKKAMEEADLTLREEYICSVPKEELAAGLKRLLALPEPPTALLATNDITLAEILKYANRNAIAIPEQLSVIGIDDAEFAQIYNPVITTIRQPAYEMGMQAAKIILSCIEDKGASVPITYRFPPTLQQGQSVRSYK; this is translated from the coding sequence ATGAAGAAGTTAACAATTGATGATGTGGCTCAAAAAGCGGGAGTGTCGAAGAGTACGGTCTCCCAATTTTTGAACAAACGTTTTAAATATATGAGTGAAGCGACGAAAAACCGGATCGAGGCTGTGATTGAGGAGCTCAATTATCAACCGAATGGACTTGCGCGCAGTCTGAAACAGAATCGGACGCATATGGTCGGAATCATCGTTGCTAATATCGATTATTCGCTGTCTATTCAATGTATCCGGGCGATCGAGAACGAGCTGCAGCAACACGGAATCCAAGTAATCATATGCAATGCCGATGAGAATGCGGATAAAGAAAGCAAGTACGTCGAAACCTTAGTTGCCCGCCAGGTGGACGGTTTGATTATTTTTCCGACGGGGAACAATCCATCTGCATACAGCCGACTAATAGAGGCGGATTTTCCGTTAGTGTTTATGGATCGTCTGGTAGATGGAATCACTACGCAGAGTTTGCTGCTCGACAATGAAATGGCGGCCAAGATAGGTGTGGGACAGCTTACACAGCAAGGCCATGAGCGAATTGCTCTGGTCACCCTGCCGCTAGGGGAGCATGCGATTACCCCTCGTAAAGAGCGGATCAGTGGTTATAAAAAAGCAATGGAAGAAGCGGACCTAACGCTGCGTGAGGAGTATATTTGTAGTGTGCCAAAAGAAGAATTAGCTGCAGGACTGAAGCGCCTTTTAGCGTTGCCGGAACCTCCGACAGCGTTATTGGCTACGAACGATATCACGCTAGCGGAGATTTTGAAATATGCGAATCGAAATGCCATCGCTATTCCGGAACAATTGTCTGTCATCGGTATAGATGATGCGGAGTTCGCGCAAATTTATAATCCGGTCATTACAACAATTCGTCAGCCTGCTTACGAAATGGGCATGCAAGCTGCTAAGATTATACTCTCTTGTATCGAGGATAAGGGCGCTTCTGTTCCTATCACTTATCGTTTTCCGCCGACCTTGCAACAAGGGCAGTCTGTGAGGTCTTATAAATAA
- a CDS encoding bifunctional 2-keto-4-hydroxyglutarate aldolase/2-keto-3-deoxy-6-phosphogluconate aldolase, with product MKKMKVLQNVASVGVVAVIRADSAEEAFKMSVACIEGGLNNIEVTFTTPDADVAIKRLVAEYGDRAVIGAGTVLDPLTARIAILAGSEFVVSPSFEAETAKMCNLYGIPYMPGCMTLNEMKEALKFGVDVLKLFPGSAFGPDYVKAVKGPMPHVNIMPTGGVDLNNMEKWIANGCIAVGIGGNLTAPAKDGRYDQITDLAAQYVAKFKEVKGI from the coding sequence ATGAAGAAAATGAAAGTATTGCAGAATGTGGCGTCCGTTGGAGTTGTAGCCGTTATTCGTGCTGATAGTGCTGAGGAAGCTTTTAAAATGTCCGTTGCTTGTATCGAAGGCGGTTTGAATAATATTGAGGTAACTTTTACTACTCCGGATGCGGATGTGGCGATTAAACGATTGGTAGCGGAGTACGGAGATCGCGCAGTGATTGGAGCAGGAACTGTACTTGATCCATTAACGGCGAGAATAGCCATTCTTGCAGGCTCGGAATTTGTGGTCAGTCCCTCTTTTGAAGCAGAGACAGCTAAAATGTGTAATCTTTATGGTATTCCGTACATGCCTGGCTGCATGACATTAAATGAAATGAAGGAAGCATTGAAGTTTGGTGTGGATGTGCTGAAGTTGTTCCCTGGCAGTGCGTTTGGTCCGGATTATGTGAAAGCGGTTAAAGGCCCTATGCCGCATGTGAACATTATGCCAACAGGTGGCGTGGATCTGAATAATATGGAAAAATGGATTGCCAACGGCTGTATAGCAGTAGGAATCGGGGGTAATTTGACTGCACCTGCGAAGGATGGTCGATACGATCAGATTACCGATCTTGCGGCTCAGTATGTGGCAAAATTTAAAGAGGTAAAAGGTATTTAA
- a CDS encoding ComEA family DNA-binding protein, which translates to MNKGNIVLGVVVALLGGGLLWSAGSKGDSGIAGWETLNASMEQAIGVAEPGEASATEGKVGGQQTKVDKQSAGKVTVGAEATGKTDASGKNDSAGKAEVSDKSDPAQKVKDTAQVEHTVPTPVDEKATTVTGENALEALEVTTSVASQEGKINVNTAGAKELMDLPGIGEKKAQTIIEYRNREGAFRSLSDLGKVKGIGPKMLEKLKPLVIF; encoded by the coding sequence TTGAATAAAGGGAATATAGTGCTCGGAGTGGTTGTAGCTCTACTGGGTGGTGGGTTGCTATGGTCTGCAGGGAGCAAGGGGGATTCCGGCATTGCCGGATGGGAAACCTTGAATGCAAGCATGGAACAGGCGATTGGAGTCGCTGAGCCAGGTGAAGCTTCGGCTACAGAGGGCAAAGTGGGAGGCCAGCAGACGAAGGTAGATAAGCAAAGTGCTGGGAAAGTTACAGTGGGAGCCGAAGCTACTGGGAAGACTGATGCTTCTGGGAAAAATGATAGTGCTGGAAAGGCTGAAGTTAGTGATAAGTCTGATCCTGCTCAGAAGGTGAAGGATACTGCACAAGTAGAACATACTGTCCCGACTCCAGTAGATGAAAAAGCGACAACAGTTACTGGAGAGAATGCTTTGGAGGCGCTTGAGGTTACCACGTCAGTCGCTTCACAGGAAGGTAAAATAAATGTGAACACTGCGGGTGCTAAGGAGCTGATGGATCTCCCGGGCATCGGAGAGAAGAAGGCCCAGACTATAATCGAGTATCGCAACCGTGAAGGGGCTTTTCGTAGTCTGTCAGATTTGGGGAAGGTGAAGGGGATCGGGCCCAAAATGCTGGAAAAGCTAAAGCCTTTAGTAATATTTTGA
- a CDS encoding ComEC/Rec2 family competence protein has product MKERPLLSFTVCWVAGSAAACLSSGNGLLLAWAGLILLLVSLRVWGTVSWKYIAVLCLSISLAAGYWEWNEARNISGIPEALGSTIAELNGSPVEARGTIVSVVERDGDRVDFIMKLSHMNLLVDGDDYSSDPLDGQDSKMQGELIAVQIKLLAEQEIAVAAEWRRGDEVLLNGVLEEPAVARNFGGFDYRTYLHTKKIHWLLKGQGAENIRVTVPDSWSPLTILRLNDSARTALGAELDHLFQGRHSGYMKGLIIGMQDDLDPDTFKQFSQLGLTHILAISGMHVAVYVGVLLFLFRRFRLTKETALTLTFLLVPVYVLLSGAGPSIVRAGLMSMIALLAARVGMLKDGLNILAASALVMLIWNPYMLLSVSFQLSFLVTLGLMVYVPLMNPLLSILPRWLKGAVSVTLVAQLVSFPLTIYYFNQFSLLSFVANLVFVPFITFVVLPLGTFALLLGRLWEDAANVLAHVTELLNNFTFYAVEWINKFTGGVLIWGSPSLLWIGVYYVLLYGLLYVAKLGKEARSAPQYMEDETRPLAEAGLSVNSHGGFGRVGNAQLAVGASKVGRWSGAIVLLLAVGLGMLLYRGYQSDGQAGRGTISYLDIGQGDSILITTPSGAHILVDGGGTLNFGQKEEWRVRRSPFEVGAKVLVPLLKKRGIHRLDAIILTHGDQDHAGGLQAVLEEIPVSALLFNGTLVDREFYLGMMRTALERDVQLYAVHQGMTLSPDDQTELSFLWPEGRGGEASGTPYQNGIPLLEDQNHDSVAFRLEMNGRNFLFTGDMDLEAEEEIVEQAKQKGISAGPFIDVLKVAHHGSKTSSGEAWLDFWQPAAAVISAGVNNLYGHPKAEVLERLRDNQASIFRTDQQGEVQMRVRAEGVEVRYKLVEALHFVQ; this is encoded by the coding sequence GTGAAGGAAAGACCCTTGTTAAGCTTTACAGTATGTTGGGTGGCTGGAAGCGCAGCGGCTTGCTTAAGCTCAGGGAACGGACTGCTGTTAGCATGGGCTGGATTAATACTTTTACTGGTGAGTCTGAGGGTGTGGGGAACAGTAAGTTGGAAATACATAGCCGTGTTGTGTTTATCCATTTCTTTAGCGGCTGGATATTGGGAGTGGAACGAAGCTCGCAATATTAGCGGAATTCCTGAAGCGCTGGGTAGCACGATTGCAGAGCTGAATGGGAGTCCCGTGGAAGCTAGAGGCACGATCGTTTCCGTCGTGGAACGGGATGGGGATCGGGTTGATTTTATAATGAAGCTCTCACATATGAACCTGCTTGTAGACGGAGATGATTATTCATCTGATCCATTGGATGGACAGGATAGCAAGATGCAAGGGGAGTTAATCGCAGTTCAGATCAAACTTCTGGCTGAGCAAGAAATTGCTGTCGCTGCGGAGTGGCGAAGAGGGGATGAGGTGCTGCTTAATGGCGTGCTGGAAGAGCCGGCAGTAGCGCGTAATTTTGGAGGCTTCGATTATCGTACCTATTTACATACGAAGAAGATTCATTGGCTATTAAAGGGGCAGGGAGCGGAAAATATAAGGGTAACCGTGCCAGATTCATGGAGTCCGTTAACGATTCTTCGCTTAAATGACAGCGCGCGAACGGCCCTTGGTGCTGAGTTGGACCATCTTTTTCAAGGACGCCACTCTGGGTACATGAAGGGCTTAATCATTGGGATGCAGGATGATCTCGATCCGGATACCTTTAAGCAGTTCTCCCAGCTCGGTTTGACGCATATTCTCGCTATTTCAGGTATGCATGTAGCGGTGTATGTAGGCGTTCTTTTATTTCTGTTCAGACGCTTTCGCCTGACAAAAGAGACCGCACTAACGCTCACTTTCTTACTCGTTCCGGTATACGTCCTCTTGTCTGGTGCGGGTCCGTCCATTGTGCGTGCGGGGCTGATGAGTATGATTGCCTTGCTCGCTGCAAGAGTTGGAATGTTGAAGGATGGACTTAATATTTTGGCGGCATCGGCACTGGTTATGTTGATCTGGAATCCTTATATGCTGCTCAGTGTCAGCTTCCAGTTGTCTTTTCTGGTGACCCTGGGTTTGATGGTCTACGTTCCGCTTATGAATCCTCTTTTGAGCATACTGCCACGCTGGCTTAAAGGTGCGGTCTCTGTGACGTTAGTGGCCCAATTAGTTTCTTTCCCGCTCACGATTTATTATTTTAATCAGTTTTCGCTACTGTCCTTTGTCGCCAATTTGGTCTTTGTACCTTTTATTACCTTTGTAGTATTGCCGCTAGGGACGTTTGCGCTACTGCTTGGACGACTGTGGGAAGATGCTGCAAACGTACTGGCGCATGTTACGGAGCTGCTGAATAACTTTACTTTCTACGCAGTGGAATGGATCAACAAATTTACCGGTGGAGTACTGATTTGGGGCTCGCCTTCACTGCTGTGGATCGGTGTGTACTATGTTTTGTTGTATGGTCTGCTGTATGTTGCCAAGCTAGGAAAGGAAGCTCGTTCTGCACCTCAATATATGGAGGATGAGACGAGACCTTTAGCGGAGGCTGGTTTATCTGTGAACAGTCACGGTGGGTTTGGGAGAGTGGGGAATGCACAGCTTGCTGTTGGTGCTTCTAAGGTTGGACGCTGGAGCGGAGCGATTGTTCTACTATTGGCGGTTGGACTGGGGATGTTGCTGTATAGGGGTTATCAGTCGGATGGTCAAGCTGGTAGAGGTACAATTAGTTATCTGGATATTGGACAAGGCGACAGCATCCTCATCACTACACCGAGCGGAGCACATATTCTAGTGGACGGTGGTGGAACCTTAAACTTTGGTCAAAAAGAAGAGTGGCGCGTTCGCCGAAGTCCGTTCGAGGTTGGCGCTAAAGTGCTGGTGCCTCTGCTGAAAAAACGTGGTATCCACCGTTTAGATGCGATTATTTTGACACATGGAGATCAGGATCATGCCGGAGGACTCCAAGCCGTGTTGGAAGAGATTCCGGTTTCGGCGTTGCTTTTTAATGGAACGTTAGTTGATCGCGAGTTTTATTTGGGGATGATGAGGACTGCACTAGAGAGGGATGTTCAGTTGTATGCTGTGCATCAAGGAATGACCCTTTCCCCGGATGATCAGACGGAGCTGTCCTTTTTATGGCCGGAGGGAAGGGGTGGAGAAGCGTCGGGTACTCCTTATCAGAATGGCATTCCTCTACTGGAAGACCAGAACCATGATTCGGTAGCTTTTCGCTTAGAGATGAATGGTAGAAACTTTCTATTCACCGGAGATATGGATCTGGAAGCCGAGGAGGAGATTGTAGAGCAGGCCAAGCAAAAGGGGATCAGCGCTGGACCTTTCATTGATGTGCTGAAGGTGGCTCATCATGGGAGCAAGACATCCTCTGGCGAAGCTTGGCTTGACTTCTGGCAGCCTGCAGCAGCGGTGATTTCTGCGGGTGTCAATAATCTGTATGGTCACCCGAAAGCTGAGGTGTTGGAGCGATTGCGAGATAACCAAGCATCTATATTCCGGACGGATCAGCAGGGGGAGGTACAGATGCGGGTGCGGGCGGAGGGGGTTGAAGTGCGATATAAGTTGGTGGAGGCATTGCATTTTGTGCAATAG
- a CDS encoding sugar kinase — protein MSKQLDAVTFGEPMAMFYANETGPLHEVFSFSKALAGAESNVATGLSRLNHPTGYVTKLGEDNFGHFIAQAMKKENIDTTNITFTKENSTGMLIKSKVVTGDPKVEYFRKNSAASKLSLIDFDEAYFNAAGHLHVTSISAALSKSCHEFSVHAMEFMKRQGKTVSLDPNLRPSLWPDTETMVKTINDLATRCDWFLPGLGEGKILTGLSTPEEIADYYLAPSGPSLIVIKLGPEGAYYKSAEGEGYVDGFKVEQVVDTVGAGDGFAVGVISAMLEKLPIAEAVKRGNAIGALAVMSPGDMDGLPTREELAKFMQQEV, from the coding sequence ATGAGTAAACAGTTGGATGCCGTCACTTTCGGGGAGCCGATGGCGATGTTTTATGCGAATGAAACGGGTCCCCTGCATGAAGTATTTTCGTTCTCCAAAGCGTTGGCAGGTGCCGAGAGCAATGTAGCTACAGGCTTATCGCGCTTAAATCATCCTACAGGTTATGTTACGAAGCTTGGTGAAGATAACTTTGGTCATTTCATTGCTCAAGCAATGAAGAAAGAGAACATTGATACTACCAACATTACTTTTACTAAAGAAAATTCAACGGGTATGTTAATCAAATCAAAGGTTGTTACAGGCGATCCTAAAGTCGAATACTTCCGCAAAAATTCCGCGGCCTCCAAGCTTAGCCTGATTGATTTTGACGAGGCATACTTTAATGCTGCAGGACATTTACACGTAACAAGTATCTCCGCCGCCTTATCCAAGAGCTGTCATGAATTCTCTGTTCATGCTATGGAGTTTATGAAGCGACAAGGAAAGACGGTCTCCCTCGATCCAAATCTGCGCCCTAGCTTATGGCCGGATACAGAAACGATGGTGAAGACGATCAATGATCTGGCTACACGCTGTGATTGGTTCCTTCCAGGACTCGGTGAAGGCAAGATTCTTACAGGTCTTAGTACGCCAGAAGAGATTGCGGACTATTATCTGGCGCCTTCAGGTCCGAGCTTAATCGTCATCAAGCTCGGACCTGAAGGCGCTTACTATAAATCCGCTGAAGGAGAAGGTTATGTAGACGGGTTTAAGGTAGAGCAGGTCGTTGATACCGTAGGTGCAGGTGATGGTTTTGCCGTTGGTGTAATCAGTGCGATGCTGGAAAAGCTTCCGATTGCTGAGGCCGTCAAACGTGGCAATGCGATCGGTGCGTTAGCCGTTATGTCGCCTGGCGATATGGATGGACTTCCGACCCGTGAGGAGCTTGCGAAGTTTATGCAGCAGGAGGTTTAA
- a CDS encoding deoxycytidylate deaminase — MTAAYRKDWDTYFMDIACMVSTRSRCNRRHVGAVLVQGKKLLGTAYNGAPMGVPDCSEAGCMLSEQYEMEIVDGVETMVKKQRCIRTIHAEQNLLLFTDRIDREGSTVYVTDEPCWTCANMLANSGIVEIVYYRPYRKDMEKVEAMMAAKGIIFRQLENYEPPSETMIKVSE, encoded by the coding sequence ATGACTGCTGCTTATCGTAAAGACTGGGATACTTACTTCATGGACATTGCCTGCATGGTCTCAACTCGTTCACGCTGTAATCGCCGACATGTGGGTGCTGTGCTGGTACAAGGCAAGAAGTTGCTAGGAACAGCGTACAACGGGGCGCCAATGGGCGTACCTGATTGTTCAGAGGCAGGCTGTATGCTCTCGGAGCAATATGAAATGGAAATCGTGGATGGCGTAGAGACAATGGTGAAGAAACAGCGCTGTATTCGCACGATTCATGCGGAACAGAATCTTTTGCTATTTACAGACCGAATCGATCGGGAAGGCAGTACCGTCTATGTGACAGATGAGCCTTGCTGGACCTGCGCCAATATGCTGGCGAACAGTGGTATCGTGGAAATCGTGTATTACCGACCTTACCGTAAGGATATGGAAAAGGTTGAAGCGATGATGGCTGCCAAGGGTATCATATTTCGTCAATTGGAGAACTATGAGCCGCCAAGTGAAACGATGATCAAAGTGTCAGAGTAG
- a CDS encoding RNA polymerase sigma factor: protein MLSEDMPYAEAYASEMTLREMMEEYGSDVWNYAFFLTRSREQANDISQEVFLKAYKNVGKYRGQSSMKTWLLTITRNTAFSWSKNSFWRRFIPFGDQPVTVNAPSAEREALGNQYANRIWEMIMNLPDKNREVLVLDIQHGLSIAEMSDLLNIAQGTVKSRLARAREKVKQAIQKEERE from the coding sequence ATGCTAAGCGAAGATATGCCATATGCAGAAGCGTATGCGTCCGAAATGACCTTGCGGGAAATGATGGAGGAGTATGGATCGGATGTGTGGAATTATGCTTTTTTCTTAACTAGAAGCCGTGAGCAAGCGAATGATATTAGCCAAGAAGTGTTTTTGAAGGCATATAAAAATGTGGGGAAGTACCGGGGACAATCGTCGATGAAAACTTGGCTACTCACGATTACTAGAAATACAGCCTTTAGTTGGAGTAAAAATAGCTTTTGGCGCAGATTCATACCATTTGGAGATCAACCTGTTACTGTAAATGCTCCGTCTGCGGAAAGAGAAGCGCTCGGAAATCAGTATGCGAACCGAATCTGGGAAATGATTATGAACCTACCAGATAAGAACAGAGAGGTGCTTGTACTGGATATTCAGCATGGACTATCGATTGCCGAAATGTCTGATTTGCTGAATATAGCTCAGGGGACTGTGAAATCTCGACTCGCGCGAGCGAGGGAGAAGGTTAAGCAAGCCATCCAGAAGGAGGAGAGAGAATGA